GGACTCAACCTGAATACTCAGCGTTTGAAAATGATGATATAGAAGCGTTTCACCGTTCCATTAGCGGATACGAGCCGACCCCGCTGGTATCGCTTTCGTCGCTGGCGCGACACCTCGGAGTCCGGCGGTTGCTTGTCAAAGACGAATCACGGCGCTTCGAGTTGAAGGCATTCAAAGCGATGGGAGCGTCGTATGCGATTTACCGCTACATCAAACAGGTGTGGGAAAAACAATTCGGCGTTCAGTTCGAACTGACCAATCTATGTAAGCCCGATCTTCTCGAGCCGCTGCACCTGATGCCGTTCTGCACGGCAACAGATGGAAACCATGGACGAGCAGTGGCCTGGTTCGCCCGGCTGCTGGGACAGAAAGCATATATCTATGTTCCCGCCGGAACGGTCAGGGCAAGGATGGACAATATCCGCAATGAGGGTGCCGTCGTGGTAGAGGTCGATGGTGACTATGATGCTGCTGTGGAACGGGTGGCCGAAGATGCCGAGCGCAACGGCTGGACAATCATATCGGATACCTCATATCCCGGATATACTCTTATTCCCGCTTTTATAATGGCCGGGTACACGACCATGTTTCGGGAGATAGACAACCAGCTTTCGGATTTGAGAGTCGATCCCCCGACACACATCATCATTCAGTCCGGAGTAGGCAGCTTCGCCGCTGCCGCGGCATGGTATTATCACCGTTACCATTCGGAAAAACCACCTGCTTTGATTTCAGTCGAGCCGACCGAAGCGGACTGCCTTTTGGAGTCGGTTTGCAGTGGCGATGTTACCTCCAGCAAGGGAAGCCAACAGACGATCATGGCCGGCCTGAATTGCGCGACGCCGTCTCTGATAGCCTGGCCCCTGATTCGCGACAGGTTCAGCCTGTTTATTTCCATTCCCGATAATTATGCCAAACGGGCGATGCGGAGTTTTTTCTATCCCGATAACGAGGATCCTCGGATAATCTCCGGTGAATCGGGTGCGGCGGGGCTTGCCGGTCTGATAGCCCTTCAAAGCTCTCAGCCGCTGGCTCAAGCGAAAAGGGCCGTAGACCTCGGCCCGAATTCCACAGTTCTACTGTTTAATACCGAAGGGGATACGGACCCGGAACATTTCCGGGAAGTCACTTCGAAAAGCTGATTCGCCGGTTGTGACCTTGGAATCCTCGGTTATGAAACACCGCATATCCGGGCGGTGCGGGGTAGAGGCTGAAATTCAAGCTCTCCCTGGCGGTTTTTGTTGTCTGTTTTGTTGTTGTTGATGTTGGTTCGGTTTCTTATTATATACGGTCCAACTGAAACCGGTAGAATGGATTATCGTAGTAATATTAGAAAAGGACAGTGTTGCTGGACAACGAGGCACAAATTATAGCAGAGGCTCTGAAGGGAAGTCAGAAAGCTTACGAGAGCCTAACGGACCGACATCGGCAGGCCATATTCCACATAATCCTGAAGATAGTCGGCAACAGCGATACGGCTCATGACCTTGTTCAGGAGACGTTTATGAAGGCCTTTTCGTCACTGGCCAGCTACCGGTCGGAATACAGGTTTTCCACCTGGCTATACAAAATCGCCGCCAACTGTTCTATTGACTACCTGCGCAAAAAGCGGATCAATGCGTTGTCGCTCGATCAGGAGATTGAGACCAAAGATGGTACGGTGGGAATCGAGGTCCCCGATTATTCATTCAACCCCGAGCGGGAACTCGAGCGCAAACAGCAGCGATTCAGCATCGAAGAGGCCATAGACTCGCTTCCCGACAAGTACCGTGAGGTCATTGTATATCGCCACAAGGACGATAAATCATACGAAGAAATAGCCGATTTACTCAATATACCGGTGGGCACGGTTAAGGCCCGTATTTTCCGGGCCCGTGAACTGCTGAAAAAACGTCTGAAATCGGTCATGTAACTTTCGACCAGCGGGGAATTTTGTCTATGTCCGACACAAAACCCGGAATTTTTCTGTTTGCCATCATGACTCTCTTGATAGCAGCGTCGGCCGTGGCCGACGAATATACTTTTGACTACCAAAAGATTCTGGATATTACCGCGCCGGCTGAAGTGAGCCTCTATGTCGTTAAGGGCAATGTAACCGTCAAGGGCGGCGATCAGAATAAAGTCGTGATCGAGGCCATTAAAACAATCGCGGGTTCCAGCAGGGAAGAGGCGGAGGAAGTGGCCGGCCATGTGGAGATCAAGGTCAGACAGGAAGGTTCCGCGATTAACGTCGAAACCAACTATCTCAAGATGGTCAATCGAAGCGGTTCTTTTTGGAGTAAGATCTTCGGAGCCGGTGGTTCGGATTCCTATGGTTCGGTGGATTTCACGATTACCGTGCCGACGCGCACCTCGGTGTCGATCATGTGCCTTGATGGTCAGGTTAATTTGTCTTCGCTGGAGGGACAAATTCTGGTGGAGAACCGCTCCGGTTCGAGCCGCGGCGAATATCTTTTCGGCCCGGTGACGCTGATTCAAGAAACAGGCGATATCGAACTCAACTGGGTTGAGGGCGATATAAAGATAAAGTCGACATCCAGCATGATATCGATTATCCAGGTTAGGGGCGCCATTGACCTGACGACATCGGCAGGCAAGGTCAACATTCAGACGGAGCTCGACAGCCCCAACGATTTCTATGTCGAGACAACCAGCGGCTCAATCGTGTTCTCGGTGCCGACGTCGTCTTCGGGAATGCTGGATATCGCGACCGAGTCCGGCGAGATCAGAACCGAGGTTCCGATAACGGTAAAATCGGTTTCGCGCAAACGACTGGTTGGAGAATTCGGCTCGGGTGGCCCGACAGTGTCGCTGTCGTCGGTTACCGGCGATGTCGACGTAGTGTTATATTAGTTTTATCGCCTGAAACTGTTTACATGGGATGTAAGCGTGGGCATGGTAGAATTGCTCAAAAAATATCTTATCCTTTCCGCCGCCTTTCTGGTCTGTCTGGCAGGCGATATCGCGGCCCAAGATGAGCCGGCATATGGCGATTATGCTCCGGCCGATACCGTTTTCGAAAAAATCAGTCTTGGTACCGATGGTGTCACCGCGCTTGACACCGCGGGACGATTCTGGTACTACGATTTCACATTCGAGACATTCATCGTCGGCGACCCGGACGAGGGACCGATTGAGGACGGGGGATATGAAAAACCCGGATTCGGCGTGGATATTCCCCCCGTCGAAGAGCGATGCACTGAAGAACGTGTCATTAAGCCTTTCGTTAAATCAGCCCTTATCGGATTAGATGAGTACGTCGATGGCGACATTGTCGCCTATGGCCGCGTTACGATCAAAGGTTGGGTGAAGGGTAATGTCAGGTCAATTGACAAGCGGGTGCTGGTCACCGAAACCGGCCGCGTGGATGGCGATATCCAGGCTCCCGAGATTGTGGTCAAGGAAGGCGGCATTGTTCTGGGCGAGCAGATTATGAGCGAAACGCCCCTGCAGGGACTCGAAGGCATTATCGACAGGTATTCATATGATGGCATGATCGTTGTCCTGAGCTTTACCGCTGTATTTCTGTTCTTCGGATTTCTGGTGACCACCCTGATGCCGAAACAGATGCAGAACTTCAACGAGTGTTTGATTCGCGACAAAATCAAATGTTACCTGCTGGGATTCTTTTTCGTGCTCATGATGCCGGTCATCATCCTGTTAATGGCGCTCACAATTGTGGCTGCTGTGCTCATACCGCTTCTCCCGCTTGTTTATTTTTTCGCCATCGTACTGGGCGTGATATCCTTCGGTAACTTCATCGGCGGGCTGATCACTATCCGCTTCCTCCAAAGCCGGCGCAGTCTTTTGCTTCAGTCATCGCTCGGTATCGTGGCGCTCATGCTGTTGTGGTTAGTCACGGCGATTCTTCTTGGATCCAGTCAGCCGGTATCGGAAGGTTTCGGAATATTCCTGCTGGTTGTTTCCATATGCGTCAGCTCCTATCCTCTGTTTACCGGGGTGGGAGCCGCGGTTTTGACCCGGTTCGGTTTCAAACAATACGTCAGCTGGAAACTGCAAAAGCAGAGAACTCCCGGCGGGCCCGCTCCAACACCGGCGCCGCCGCCGATCCCCAAAGCACCGCCGGAACCGTCACCCAGATCGTTCCCAAATGACTCCGATGAAACTTAATCACGGGTCTCTCGTAACTTAAACTAAGAGACAGTACACAAACTTTAGCATTCACGAGCGGAGTGGGTTATGAAAACTTCAAGGTATCTGATATTGGCGTTGGTCCTGTTGCTGGCGCTGGGTAGCGCGACGACATTCGCCAGAACGGACAACGAAACCAAAACAATCCAGGTAGACAAGGCCGATCAGATTTCTATCAACTGCGAACTGGGCGCGGGTGAATTCACTATTCGTCCGAAGGACATGAAAGAAGCGGCCATTGTGGATATTACCTACGATTCGCGCTATGTCGACTATGTCGTCGATTACAGCGAAAAAGGCGGACGGGGCTTCCTCGATATGGAAAGCGACCATCGCCGCAGCAGCCACGTCGACACCGAAGACAATATCTGGGATATAACGCTTTCGACGAAATATCCGCTTTTACTCGAGATGGATTTCGGCGCCTGCGACGCCGACTTCGATCTCGGCGGTTTGCCGATAAG
This genomic stretch from Candidatus Zixiibacteriota bacterium harbors:
- a CDS encoding DUF4097 family beta strand repeat-containing protein, producing the protein MSDTKPGIFLFAIMTLLIAASAVADEYTFDYQKILDITAPAEVSLYVVKGNVTVKGGDQNKVVIEAIKTIAGSSREEAEEVAGHVEIKVRQEGSAINVETNYLKMVNRSGSFWSKIFGAGGSDSYGSVDFTITVPTRTSVSIMCLDGQVNLSSLEGQILVENRSGSSRGEYLFGPVTLIQETGDIELNWVEGDIKIKSTSSMISIIQVRGAIDLTTSAGKVNIQTELDSPNDFYVETTSGSIVFSVPTSSSGMLDIATESGEIRTEVPITVKSVSRKRLVGEFGSGGPTVSLSSVTGDVDVVLY
- a CDS encoding diaminopropionate ammonia-lyase; amino-acid sequence: MCRSIINPLKTPAPFWTQPEYSAFENDDIEAFHRSISGYEPTPLVSLSSLARHLGVRRLLVKDESRRFELKAFKAMGASYAIYRYIKQVWEKQFGVQFELTNLCKPDLLEPLHLMPFCTATDGNHGRAVAWFARLLGQKAYIYVPAGTVRARMDNIRNEGAVVVEVDGDYDAAVERVAEDAERNGWTIISDTSYPGYTLIPAFIMAGYTTMFREIDNQLSDLRVDPPTHIIIQSGVGSFAAAAAWYYHRYHSEKPPALISVEPTEADCLLESVCSGDVTSSKGSQQTIMAGLNCATPSLIAWPLIRDRFSLFISIPDNYAKRAMRSFFYPDNEDPRIISGESGAAGLAGLIALQSSQPLAQAKRAVDLGPNSTVLLFNTEGDTDPEHFREVTSKS
- a CDS encoding sigma-70 family RNA polymerase sigma factor codes for the protein MLLDNEAQIIAEALKGSQKAYESLTDRHRQAIFHIILKIVGNSDTAHDLVQETFMKAFSSLASYRSEYRFSTWLYKIAANCSIDYLRKKRINALSLDQEIETKDGTVGIEVPDYSFNPERELERKQQRFSIEEAIDSLPDKYREVIVYRHKDDKSYEEIADLLNIPVGTVKARIFRARELLKKRLKSVM
- a CDS encoding polymer-forming cytoskeletal protein yields the protein MVELLKKYLILSAAFLVCLAGDIAAQDEPAYGDYAPADTVFEKISLGTDGVTALDTAGRFWYYDFTFETFIVGDPDEGPIEDGGYEKPGFGVDIPPVEERCTEERVIKPFVKSALIGLDEYVDGDIVAYGRVTIKGWVKGNVRSIDKRVLVTETGRVDGDIQAPEIVVKEGGIVLGEQIMSETPLQGLEGIIDRYSYDGMIVVLSFTAVFLFFGFLVTTLMPKQMQNFNECLIRDKIKCYLLGFFFVLMMPVIILLMALTIVAAVLIPLLPLVYFFAIVLGVISFGNFIGGLITIRFLQSRRSLLLQSSLGIVALMLLWLVTAILLGSSQPVSEGFGIFLLVVSICVSSYPLFTGVGAAVLTRFGFKQYVSWKLQKQRTPGGPAPTPAPPPIPKAPPEPSPRSFPNDSDET